One genomic segment of Streptomyces sp. RKND-216 includes these proteins:
- the ispG gene encoding flavodoxin-dependent (E)-4-hydroxy-3-methylbut-2-enyl-diphosphate synthase, whose protein sequence is MTAISLGMPDVPTKLADRRVSRKIQVGPVAVGGDAPVSVQSMTTTRTSDIGATLQQIAELTASGCQIVRVACPTQDDADALATIARKSQIPVIADIHFQPKYVFAAIDAGCAAVRVNPGNIKQFDDKVKEIAKAASAAATPIRIGVNAGSLDRRLLQKYGKATPEALVESALWECSLFEEHGFRDIKISVKHNDPVVMVNAYRQLAAQCDYPLHLGVTEAGPAFQGTIKSAVAFGALLSEGIGDTIRVSLSAPPAEEVKVGIQILESLGLRQRRLEIVSCPSCGRAQVDVYKLADEVTAGLEGMEVPLRVAVMGCVVNGPGEAREADLGVASGNGKGQIFVKGEVIKTVPESKIVETLIDEAMKIAEQMEKDGVASGEPAVSVAG, encoded by the coding sequence ATGACAGCGATTTCGCTCGGAATGCCGGACGTACCGACCAAGCTCGCCGACCGCCGCGTCAGCCGGAAGATCCAGGTCGGCCCGGTGGCCGTGGGCGGCGACGCCCCCGTCTCGGTCCAGTCCATGACCACCACCCGCACCTCGGACATCGGCGCGACGCTCCAGCAGATCGCCGAACTCACCGCATCCGGCTGCCAGATCGTGCGCGTCGCCTGCCCGACGCAGGACGACGCCGACGCCCTCGCCACCATCGCGCGGAAGTCGCAGATCCCGGTCATCGCCGACATCCACTTCCAGCCCAAGTACGTCTTCGCCGCCATCGACGCCGGCTGCGCCGCCGTCCGGGTGAACCCGGGCAACATCAAGCAGTTCGACGACAAGGTGAAGGAGATCGCCAAGGCCGCGTCCGCCGCCGCCACCCCGATCCGCATCGGAGTCAACGCGGGCTCGCTCGACAGGCGGCTGCTCCAGAAGTACGGCAAGGCCACCCCCGAGGCCCTGGTCGAGTCGGCGCTGTGGGAGTGCTCGCTCTTCGAGGAGCACGGCTTCCGCGACATCAAGATCTCCGTCAAGCACAACGACCCGGTCGTGATGGTCAACGCCTACCGGCAGCTCGCCGCGCAGTGCGACTACCCGCTGCACCTCGGCGTCACCGAGGCCGGCCCCGCCTTCCAGGGCACCATCAAGTCCGCGGTCGCCTTCGGCGCCCTGCTCTCCGAGGGCATCGGCGACACCATCCGCGTCTCCCTCTCCGCGCCGCCCGCCGAAGAGGTCAAGGTCGGCATCCAGATCCTGGAGTCCCTCGGCCTGCGCCAGCGCCGCCTCGAGATCGTCTCCTGCCCGTCCTGCGGCCGTGCCCAGGTCGACGTCTACAAGCTGGCCGACGAGGTCACCGCCGGACTGGAGGGCATGGAGGTGCCCCTGCGCGTCGCCGTCATGGGCTGCGTCGTCAACGGTCCCGGCGAGGCCCGCGAGGCCGACCTCGGCGTCGCCTCCGGCAACGGCAAGGGCCAGATCTTCGTCAAGGGGGAGGTCATCAAGACCGTTCCCGAGTCGAAGATCGTCGAGACGCTCATCGACGAGGCCATGAAGATCGCCGAGCAGATGGAGAAGGACGGCGTCGCCTCCGGTGAGCCTGCCGTCTCCGTCGCCGGCTGA
- the rimP gene encoding ribosome maturation factor RimP: MSTTQSERLRGLMEPLAGNRGLDLEEITVTPAGNRRVLRVVVDSDEGVQLDTCAEVSREISVALDESDVMGGAPYVLEVTSPGADRPLTEPRHFRRAAGRLVRAQLHEGGELTARILSVDETGLDVEVPGVKGRKPTARRLEFDEIAKARVEIEFNRKAAEKAVQQKADRMSASADDESQEEA; the protein is encoded by the coding sequence ATGAGCACCACCCAGAGCGAGAGGCTGCGCGGGCTGATGGAACCGCTCGCCGGCAACAGGGGGCTGGATCTCGAGGAGATCACGGTGACCCCCGCCGGGAACAGGCGTGTCCTGCGCGTCGTGGTCGACTCCGACGAAGGCGTGCAGCTCGACACCTGCGCCGAGGTCAGCCGCGAGATCTCCGTGGCCCTCGACGAGTCCGACGTGATGGGGGGCGCCCCCTACGTCCTGGAGGTCACCTCGCCCGGGGCCGACCGCCCGCTGACCGAGCCGCGGCACTTCCGCCGCGCCGCCGGCCGCCTGGTCAGAGCGCAGCTCCACGAGGGCGGCGAGCTCACCGCCCGCATCCTGTCCGTCGACGAGACCGGACTGGACGTCGAGGTGCCGGGCGTGAAGGGCCGAAAGCCCACCGCGCGCCGCCTGGAGTTCGACGAGATCGCCAAGGCCCGCGTGGAGATCGAGTTCAACCGCAAGGCCGCGGAGAAGGCCGTACAGCAGAAGGCAGACCGCATGTCCGCGTCCGCCGACGACGAGAGCCAGGAGGAGGCGTAG
- a CDS encoding proline--tRNA ligase has product MAARVQRMSRTMLKTLRDDPADAETLSHKLLVRAGYVRRAAAGIWTWLPLGKQVLENVTRVVREEMDAIGAQEVLLPALLPKEPYEQSGRYEEYGDLLFRLKDRKGGDYLLGPTHEEIFTQVVKDQCASYKDLPVMLYQIQTKYRDEARPRSGILRGREFTMKDSYSFDVSDAALEESYRLHRQAYQRIFERLGLDYRIVSAVSGSMGGSASEEFLAPAAAGEDTFVYCPACGFAANTEAMTTALTPADGSGHPPVEDLDTPDTPTIETLAEHLGIPASATLKNLLVKVDGEIVAVGVPGDREVDMGKLAEHLAPAEVELVTADDFTDRSDLVRGYVGPQGGMAGKAFRYLADPRVAPGTSWVTGANKADTHARNVVCGRDFEVDQYLDVVVVEPGDPCPRCAEGITLDRAIEIGHIFQLGRKYADAFELDVLGQDGKPVRVTMGSYGVGVSRAVAALAEQTADEQGLCWPREIAPADVHVVAAGKAAQTELALEVSEQLGAAGVRVLVDDRAGVSPGVKFTDAELIGVPTILVAGRRAKEGVVEVKDRRTGEREEMPVADAVARLAALG; this is encoded by the coding sequence ATGGCAGCCCGAGTCCAGCGCATGTCCCGCACGATGCTGAAGACGCTGCGCGACGACCCGGCCGACGCCGAGACGCTCAGCCACAAGCTTCTCGTCCGGGCCGGATACGTCCGCCGCGCCGCGGCCGGAATCTGGACCTGGCTCCCGCTGGGCAAGCAGGTGCTGGAGAACGTCACCCGCGTCGTGCGGGAGGAGATGGACGCCATCGGTGCCCAGGAGGTGCTGCTGCCCGCGCTGCTGCCCAAGGAGCCCTACGAGCAGTCCGGCCGCTACGAGGAGTACGGCGACCTGCTCTTCCGCCTCAAGGACCGCAAGGGCGGCGACTACCTCCTCGGGCCGACCCACGAGGAGATCTTCACCCAGGTCGTCAAGGACCAGTGCGCGTCCTACAAGGACCTGCCGGTGATGCTGTACCAGATCCAGACCAAGTACCGGGACGAGGCCCGCCCCCGGTCCGGCATCCTGCGCGGCCGCGAGTTCACCATGAAGGACTCCTACTCCTTCGACGTGAGCGACGCCGCGCTGGAGGAGTCCTACCGGCTGCACCGCCAGGCGTACCAGCGGATCTTCGAGCGGCTCGGCCTGGACTACCGCATCGTGTCCGCCGTCTCCGGCTCGATGGGCGGCTCCGCGTCCGAGGAGTTCCTCGCGCCCGCCGCGGCCGGCGAGGACACCTTCGTCTACTGCCCGGCCTGCGGGTTCGCGGCGAACACCGAGGCGATGACGACCGCCCTGACGCCGGCCGACGGTTCCGGCCACCCGCCGGTCGAGGACCTGGACACACCTGACACCCCGACCATCGAGACGCTCGCCGAGCACCTCGGCATCCCCGCTTCGGCCACCCTCAAGAACCTCCTGGTCAAGGTCGACGGCGAGATCGTCGCCGTGGGCGTCCCCGGCGACCGCGAGGTCGACATGGGGAAGCTCGCCGAGCACCTGGCGCCCGCCGAGGTCGAGCTGGTCACCGCCGACGACTTCACCGACCGCTCCGACCTGGTGCGCGGCTACGTCGGCCCGCAGGGCGGCATGGCCGGCAAGGCGTTCCGCTACCTCGCCGACCCGCGCGTCGCCCCCGGCACCAGCTGGGTCACCGGGGCCAACAAGGCCGACACCCACGCCCGCAACGTCGTGTGCGGCCGCGACTTCGAGGTCGACCAGTACCTCGACGTCGTGGTGGTCGAGCCCGGCGACCCCTGCCCGCGCTGCGCCGAGGGCATCACCCTCGACCGGGCGATCGAGATCGGCCACATCTTCCAGCTCGGCCGCAAGTACGCCGACGCGTTCGAGCTGGACGTGCTCGGCCAGGACGGCAAGCCGGTGCGCGTGACGATGGGCAGCTACGGCGTTGGCGTCTCCCGCGCGGTGGCGGCACTGGCCGAGCAGACCGCCGACGAGCAGGGGCTGTGCTGGCCCCGCGAGATCGCCCCGGCCGACGTGCACGTCGTCGCCGCCGGCAAGGCAGCGCAGACCGAGCTGGCGCTGGAGGTGTCCGAGCAGCTCGGCGCCGCGGGTGTACGCGTTCTGGTCGACGACCGTGCGGGAGTGTCGCCCGGCGTGAAGTTCACCGACGCCGAGCTGATCGGCGTGCCGACCATCCTGGTCGCCGGGCGGCGCGCGAAGGAGGGCGTCGTCGAGGTCAAGGACCGTCGGACGGGCGAGCGCGAGGAGATGCCGGTCGCCGACGCGGTGGCCCGGCTGGCCGCGCTCGGCTGA
- a CDS encoding DUF4439 domain-containing protein produces MTTARQAEPGSAVGSAAELTALQAALSAEHAAVYGYGVVGGRIAQDRRSAARAAYAAHKARRDALRRRVRDLGGTPQPAAAAYALPFDVPDAEAALRLAAELEDRVAAVYADLVRASADGRRRDAAAALREAALRAVRWRGTGVAFPGLTERSVPGRTGAPGRPTKESHPL; encoded by the coding sequence ATGACGACCGCACGGCAGGCGGAGCCGGGATCCGCCGTCGGCTCCGCCGCCGAACTCACCGCGCTCCAGGCGGCGCTGTCCGCCGAGCACGCCGCGGTGTACGGCTACGGCGTGGTCGGCGGCCGGATCGCGCAGGACCGCCGCAGCGCGGCGCGGGCCGCCTACGCGGCGCACAAGGCACGCCGCGACGCACTGCGCCGCCGGGTGCGTGACCTCGGCGGCACCCCGCAGCCCGCAGCCGCCGCCTACGCGCTCCCGTTCGACGTCCCGGACGCGGAGGCGGCGCTGCGCCTCGCGGCCGAACTGGAGGACCGGGTGGCCGCTGTCTACGCCGACCTCGTGCGGGCCTCGGCCGACGGGCGGCGGCGCGACGCCGCGGCGGCGCTGCGCGAAGCGGCCCTCCGCGCGGTGCGCTGGCGCGGCACGGGCGTAGCCTTCCCTGGGCTCACCGAACGGTCGGTGCCGGGACGGACCGGCGCACCGGGCCGGCCGACGAAGGAGTCCCACCCGCTCTGA
- the dxr gene encoding 1-deoxy-D-xylulose-5-phosphate reductoisomerase, giving the protein MTDHLLADPHAPCPADPPPSGGPRDIVILGSTGSIGTQAVDVVLSNPERFRVTALSANGGRVAELAEQARRLRVRTVAVARADKADDLREALRSAFGPGEPLPEVLAGPDAATELAGSECHTVLNGITGSIGLAPTLAALKAGRVLALANKESLIVGGPLVKAVARPGQIVPVDSEHSALFQALKGGTRGEVRKLLVTASGGPFRGRTRAELADVTPEDALAHPTWAMGPVITVNSATLVNKGLEVIEAHLLYDIPFDRIQVVVHPQSAIHSMVEFTDGSTLAQCGPPDMRLPIALGIGWPARVPDAGPVFDWTQAMSWDFFPLDEDAFPSVPLACHVGALGGTAPAVYNAANEECVDAFLAGRLPFTGIVDTVASVVEEHTGAPTDGSPGGTDLTLTGVLEAEEWARARARELAARAVVEARA; this is encoded by the coding sequence ATGACGGACCACCTCCTCGCTGACCCGCACGCCCCCTGTCCCGCCGACCCACCCCCGTCCGGCGGCCCTCGGGACATCGTGATCCTCGGCTCGACCGGCTCCATCGGCACCCAGGCGGTGGACGTCGTGCTCAGCAACCCGGAGCGCTTCCGGGTGACCGCGCTGTCCGCCAACGGCGGGCGCGTGGCCGAGCTCGCCGAGCAGGCGCGGCGGCTGCGGGTACGCACGGTGGCCGTCGCCCGCGCCGACAAGGCCGACGACCTGCGCGAGGCGCTGCGTTCCGCCTTCGGCCCCGGCGAGCCGCTGCCCGAGGTGCTGGCCGGGCCCGACGCGGCGACCGAGCTGGCCGGCTCCGAGTGCCACACCGTCCTCAACGGCATCACCGGTTCCATCGGTCTCGCCCCCACCCTCGCGGCGCTCAAGGCCGGCCGGGTGCTGGCGCTGGCCAACAAGGAGTCGCTGATCGTCGGCGGTCCGCTGGTGAAGGCCGTCGCCCGCCCGGGGCAGATCGTCCCCGTTGACTCCGAGCACTCGGCACTGTTCCAGGCGCTGAAGGGCGGCACCCGCGGCGAGGTGCGGAAGCTGCTGGTCACCGCTTCCGGCGGTCCGTTCCGCGGCCGCACCCGCGCCGAGCTGGCCGACGTGACACCCGAGGACGCCCTCGCCCACCCCACCTGGGCAATGGGCCCGGTGATCACCGTCAACTCGGCCACCCTGGTCAACAAGGGCCTGGAGGTCATCGAGGCCCATCTGCTGTACGACATCCCCTTCGACCGCATCCAGGTCGTCGTCCACCCGCAGTCCGCCATCCACTCGATGGTGGAGTTCACCGACGGTTCCACGCTCGCCCAGTGCGGCCCGCCCGACATGCGGCTGCCCATCGCTCTGGGCATCGGCTGGCCCGCACGGGTGCCGGACGCCGGGCCGGTCTTCGACTGGACGCAGGCCATGTCCTGGGACTTCTTCCCGCTGGACGAGGACGCTTTCCCCTCCGTCCCGCTCGCCTGCCACGTCGGCGCGCTCGGCGGCACCGCCCCCGCTGTCTACAACGCCGCCAACGAGGAGTGCGTCGACGCGTTCCTCGCTGGCAGGCTGCCCTTCACGGGAATTGTCGATACGGTCGCCTCTGTGGTCGAGGAGCACACCGGCGCGCCCACGGACGGCTCGCCCGGCGGAACCGACCTGACGTTGACCGGTGTCCTGGAGGCCGAAGAGTGGGCGCGGGCGAGAGCCCGCGAGCTGGCCGCCCGGGCGGTAGTGGAGGCGCGCGCATGA
- a CDS encoding GNAT family N-acetyltransferase: MRHTSGHHHPDPRAVSIGPLDLAARVDEALAVQALAFGLTDDEVAVRHHIVLRHLTMTGARALGATTDEGDRLVGFVYGMPNDRTQWWSTVVHPYLRQEGHDAWLGDAFVITELHVLPAFQNRGLGRALITGITDGADEPRSILSALDTESPARALYRSLGYRDLARRVRFPSASSPYVVMGAHLPLRRPPDRS, from the coding sequence ATGCGGCATACTTCCGGACACCACCACCCGGACCCCCGAGCGGTGTCCATCGGCCCCCTCGACCTGGCCGCACGCGTCGACGAGGCCCTCGCCGTGCAGGCGCTGGCCTTCGGGCTCACCGACGACGAGGTCGCCGTCCGGCACCACATCGTGCTGCGCCACCTGACCATGACCGGCGCCCGCGCCCTCGGCGCCACCACCGACGAGGGCGACCGGCTGGTCGGCTTCGTCTACGGCATGCCCAACGACCGCACCCAGTGGTGGTCCACCGTCGTCCACCCCTACCTGCGCCAGGAGGGCCACGACGCTTGGCTCGGCGACGCGTTCGTGATCACCGAGCTGCACGTCCTGCCCGCCTTCCAGAACCGCGGTCTGGGCCGCGCGCTCATTACCGGGATCACCGACGGGGCCGACGAGCCGCGGTCGATCCTCTCCGCGCTCGACACCGAGTCCCCGGCCCGCGCGCTCTACCGTTCGCTCGGCTACCGCGACCTGGCCCGCCGCGTCCGCTTCCCCTCCGCGAGCAGCCCCTACGTCGTCATGGGCGCGCACCTCCCCCTCCGTCGCCCGCCGGACAGGTCCTAG
- a CDS encoding aminoglycoside phosphotransferase family protein has protein sequence MPSVLPLDPPQRLVRALHGHPDGDEAAAAAKWLEKLPGLLETLLKRWDLTDERVVSPGGRTSLVVLVRQTDGTPAALKLTAPGTSAAREAEALACWDGLGAVRLVRAAPEDGALLLERLHGEVSLRSLPESKAMLEASSALRRLWVPPADGHGFEQVAERTAAEAEMMRTHTPGEARPLVDEALELRDGLLSGTPRPVLLHGDFRQGAVLSASAERSPWLAVGPDPLVGEPAYDLARLVRDRLHDLMASAGAPAATRRRIHRLADALELDRERLRGWALFRSVRSGVRHVWRGDRQDGEALLEFAGWL, from the coding sequence ATGCCCTCCGTACTGCCTCTCGACCCACCGCAGCGGCTGGTGCGCGCCCTGCACGGCCACCCGGACGGGGACGAAGCCGCGGCGGCCGCGAAGTGGCTGGAGAAGCTGCCCGGCCTGCTGGAGACGCTGCTGAAGCGCTGGGATCTGACGGACGAGCGGGTGGTCTCCCCTGGCGGGCGGACCAGCCTGGTGGTGCTGGTGCGGCAGACGGACGGCACGCCCGCCGCCCTCAAGCTGACCGCCCCCGGCACCTCGGCCGCACGCGAGGCCGAGGCGCTGGCGTGCTGGGACGGCCTGGGCGCCGTACGGCTTGTGCGTGCGGCACCGGAGGACGGCGCGCTGCTGCTGGAACGCCTGCACGGGGAGGTGTCGCTGCGTTCGCTGCCCGAGTCCAAGGCGATGCTGGAGGCCAGTTCGGCGCTGCGCCGCCTGTGGGTGCCGCCCGCGGACGGGCACGGCTTCGAGCAGGTGGCCGAACGTACCGCCGCGGAGGCGGAGATGATGCGGACGCACACGCCAGGGGAGGCGCGTCCGCTGGTCGACGAGGCGCTGGAGCTGCGGGACGGGCTGCTGTCCGGCACGCCCCGACCTGTGCTGCTGCACGGAGACTTCCGGCAGGGGGCGGTCCTGTCCGCCTCCGCGGAACGGTCACCGTGGCTGGCGGTCGGACCGGACCCGCTGGTGGGCGAGCCGGCGTACGACCTGGCGCGGCTGGTCCGCGACCGGCTGCACGACCTGATGGCCTCGGCGGGCGCACCGGCGGCGACCCGGCGCCGGATTCACCGGCTGGCGGACGCGCTGGAGCTGGATCGCGAACGACTCCGGGGGTGGGCGCTGTTCCGGTCCGTGCGGTCCGGCGTGCGCCACGTGTGGCGCGGCGACCGGCAGGACGGCGAGGCGCTGCTGGAGTTCGCCGGCTGGCTGTGA
- a CDS encoding GNAT family N-acetyltransferase, whose product MLTTTSIRVLEPDELDSALSVLHREPVNNAFVTARVQASGLDPWRLGGELWGWYRHGRLESLCYAGANLVPLCASPEAVRAFAERARRQGRRCSSIVGPAAPTAALWSRLQPHWGPAREVRPHQPLMVTESVPQDVAPDPFVRRVRKDEMDLVMPACIAMFTEEVGVSPLAGDGGLIYQARVAELVGSGRSFARFEGDRVIFKAEIGAATPHACQIQGVWVAPEHRGRRLSVSGMAAVLRYALTEIAPVVSLYVNDFNTAARASYRRVGFREVGAFMSVLF is encoded by the coding sequence GTGCTGACGACCACCTCGATACGGGTCCTCGAACCCGACGAGCTCGACTCCGCGCTGTCCGTACTGCACCGCGAACCAGTCAACAACGCCTTCGTCACCGCCCGCGTCCAGGCCTCCGGCCTCGACCCGTGGCGTCTCGGCGGCGAACTCTGGGGCTGGTACCGCCACGGCCGACTGGAGTCCCTCTGCTACGCCGGCGCCAACCTGGTGCCGCTCTGCGCGAGCCCGGAGGCCGTACGCGCCTTCGCCGAACGCGCCCGGCGGCAGGGCCGCCGCTGCTCCTCCATAGTCGGCCCCGCGGCCCCCACCGCCGCGCTCTGGTCCCGCCTCCAGCCGCATTGGGGCCCCGCCCGCGAGGTCCGCCCGCACCAGCCGCTGATGGTCACCGAATCGGTTCCGCAGGACGTCGCCCCCGATCCCTTCGTCCGCCGGGTCCGCAAGGACGAGATGGACCTGGTCATGCCTGCCTGCATCGCGATGTTCACCGAGGAGGTGGGCGTCTCGCCGCTCGCCGGCGACGGCGGCCTCATCTACCAGGCGCGCGTGGCCGAACTCGTCGGTTCCGGCCGCTCCTTCGCCCGCTTCGAGGGCGACCGCGTGATCTTCAAGGCCGAAATCGGCGCCGCCACCCCGCACGCATGCCAGATCCAGGGCGTCTGGGTCGCCCCCGAACACCGCGGCCGCCGCCTCTCCGTCTCCGGCATGGCCGCCGTCCTCCGCTACGCGCTGACCGAGATCGCCCCCGTGGTGAGCCTGTACGTCAACGACTTCAACACCGCAGCCCGGGCCTCGTACCGGCGCGTCGGCTTCCGCGAGGTCGGCGCGTTCATGAGCGTCCTCTTCTGA
- a CDS encoding ABC transporter permease, which translates to MRELKPAALLRLALAGTRTDTLRAALTALGAAVGGLAALCAATVLAIDPPGPFGAAQPGSAQHYSSALLRQPGLRPGVVLALLMMTLPVLALLGQCARIGAPARDRRLAAVRLAGATPRQVRVIAATETGLSALVGTVAGLGAFLVLRAVLHDPGPDGRLPFPTDVLPSPLAFGAVVLGLPGLAALTAVVLLRRAVVSPLGVTRRARRRGAPRPWPAALIALGLALATLAQFTPLIALDRPAGPPVGVALFALFGGGICCVLGVVLGAGWITHTAGRVLHRYARGPAALVASRRLREDPWSGSRAFAAVLTCVVVGAVAAGVRELFAALVAARAEVQRRSDIRAGREPTGLGGSDADFYLGTMDLVQVAVLLSLVVATLGLIAALAEGVVSRRGAHAALAATGVPRRVLRRVVAWQTFAPLVPATALALTVGTLLARGYGHEYEALGSKPSFHVVREAAVPWAELGLYGAVTLALAGGAVAVGWAFLRSGTSVEDLRTG; encoded by the coding sequence GTGAGGGAACTGAAGCCCGCGGCCCTCCTCCGCCTCGCCCTCGCCGGCACCCGCACGGACACCCTGCGGGCGGCACTGACCGCTCTCGGCGCCGCCGTCGGCGGGCTCGCCGCGTTGTGTGCGGCGACCGTGCTGGCGATCGACCCGCCCGGACCGTTCGGCGCCGCCCAGCCGGGCTCGGCCCAGCACTACAGCAGCGCACTGCTCCGCCAGCCCGGCCTGCGGCCGGGCGTCGTCCTGGCTCTGCTGATGATGACCCTGCCGGTGCTGGCCCTTCTCGGCCAGTGCGCCCGCATCGGCGCGCCCGCACGCGACCGCCGGCTCGCCGCCGTACGTCTTGCCGGTGCCACGCCCCGCCAGGTGAGGGTGATCGCCGCGACGGAGACCGGCCTCTCCGCGCTGGTCGGCACGGTCGCCGGACTGGGTGCCTTTCTCGTCCTGCGCGCGGTGCTGCACGACCCCGGCCCCGACGGGCGGCTGCCGTTCCCCACGGACGTCCTGCCGTCTCCCCTGGCCTTCGGGGCGGTGGTTCTCGGCCTGCCCGGCCTCGCCGCCCTCACCGCCGTGGTGCTGCTCCGCCGGGCCGTCGTGAGTCCGCTGGGCGTGACCCGCCGGGCACGCCGGAGAGGCGCGCCGCGACCCTGGCCCGCGGCGCTGATCGCCCTCGGGCTCGCCCTGGCGACACTCGCCCAGTTCACGCCGCTGATCGCCCTTGACCGACCCGCTGGTCCACCGGTCGGCGTCGCTCTGTTCGCCCTGTTCGGCGGCGGGATCTGCTGCGTCCTGGGCGTGGTCCTGGGCGCGGGGTGGATCACCCACACGGCAGGGCGGGTGCTGCACCGCTACGCCCGCGGGCCCGCGGCGCTGGTCGCGTCGCGCCGCCTTCGGGAAGACCCATGGAGCGGCAGCCGGGCCTTCGCCGCCGTCCTCACCTGTGTGGTGGTCGGCGCGGTGGCCGCGGGCGTCCGGGAGCTGTTCGCGGCGCTCGTCGCCGCGCGGGCCGAGGTTCAGCGCCGTTCCGACATCCGGGCGGGACGGGAACCCACCGGACTGGGCGGCTCGGACGCGGACTTCTACCTGGGCACGATGGACCTCGTCCAGGTGGCCGTGCTGCTGTCCCTCGTCGTCGCGACACTCGGCCTGATCGCCGCCCTCGCGGAGGGCGTGGTCTCCCGGCGCGGTGCGCACGCCGCGCTGGCGGCCACGGGCGTGCCCCGGCGTGTGCTGCGGCGCGTGGTCGCCTGGCAGACCTTCGCCCCGCTCGTCCCGGCCACGGCGCTCGCCCTGACGGTGGGAACGCTCCTCGCCCGGGGCTACGGCCACGAGTACGAGGCCCTCGGCAGCAAGCCGTCCTTCCACGTGGTCCGCGAAGCGGCCGTGCCCTGGGCCGAACTGGGCCTGTACGGCGCGGTCACCCTGGCGCTCGCGGGGGGCGCGGTCGCCGTGGGGTGGGCGTTCCTGCGCAGCGGCACCTCCGTGGAGGACTTGCGCACCGGCTGA
- a CDS encoding site-2 protease family protein, which yields MTTLMWILGIVVFAIGLLISIAWHELGHLTTAKMFGVRVPQYMVGFGPTLFSRRKGETEYGIKAIPLGGYIRMIGMFPPGDDGKVRKRSTSPFRGMIEDAREAAYEELQPGDEKRLFYTRKPWKRVIVMFAGPFMNLILAVAVFLGVLMTFGVNTTTTTVASVSDCVLPASASVDEKCPEGAADTPAEKAGLRPGDTFVSFDGQKVTEWEQLREAIRKTTGEATLVVEGKDGERRTLQADLVENEVAKIGEDGRQVEGETVTTGFLGFRPASGVVEQSFPQAVDRMGDMMVAGFEALIDLPSKIDDLWAATFGDAERRQDSPMGVVGAARVGGEIFSLDIPATYQIAMMLQMVAAFNLSLFLFNMLPLLPLDGGHIAGALWESLRRGVAKVLRRPDPGPFDVAKLMPVAYVVAGAFVCFTLLVMAADIVNPVRLTG from the coding sequence ATGACGACCCTGATGTGGATCCTCGGCATAGTCGTCTTCGCGATCGGCCTGCTGATCTCCATCGCCTGGCACGAGCTGGGCCACCTGACCACGGCCAAGATGTTCGGCGTCCGGGTGCCGCAGTACATGGTCGGCTTCGGTCCGACCCTCTTCTCCCGCCGCAAGGGCGAGACCGAATACGGCATCAAGGCCATCCCACTCGGCGGCTACATCCGGATGATCGGCATGTTCCCGCCCGGCGACGACGGGAAGGTGCGGAAGCGTTCCACCTCGCCGTTCCGCGGCATGATCGAGGACGCCCGCGAGGCCGCGTACGAGGAGCTCCAGCCGGGCGACGAGAAGCGGCTGTTCTACACGCGCAAGCCGTGGAAGCGCGTCATCGTCATGTTCGCCGGGCCGTTCATGAATTTGATCCTGGCCGTGGCGGTCTTCCTCGGGGTCCTGATGACCTTCGGCGTCAACACCACGACCACGACGGTGGCGAGCGTCTCCGACTGCGTGCTGCCAGCCTCGGCGTCCGTCGACGAGAAGTGTCCGGAGGGCGCCGCCGACACGCCCGCGGAGAAGGCCGGGCTGCGGCCGGGCGACACCTTCGTGTCGTTCGACGGCCAGAAGGTCACCGAGTGGGAGCAGCTCCGCGAGGCCATCCGGAAGACCACCGGCGAGGCCACCCTCGTCGTTGAGGGCAAGGACGGAGAGCGCCGCACCCTCCAGGCCGACCTGGTGGAGAACGAGGTCGCCAAGATCGGCGAGGACGGTCGGCAGGTCGAGGGCGAGACGGTGACGACCGGCTTCCTCGGCTTCCGGCCCGCGTCCGGCGTGGTCGAGCAGTCCTTCCCGCAGGCCGTCGACCGGATGGGCGACATGATGGTCGCCGGATTCGAGGCCCTGATCGACCTGCCGTCGAAGATCGACGATCTGTGGGCCGCCACGTTCGGCGACGCGGAACGACGGCAGGACTCACCGATGGGCGTCGTCGGCGCGGCCCGCGTCGGCGGGGAGATCTTCTCCCTCGACATCCCGGCCACGTACCAGATCGCGATGATGCTGCAGATGGTGGCGGCGTTCAACCTGTCGCTGTTCCTCTTCAACATGCTCCCGCTGCTGCCGCTGGACGGCGGGCACATCGCCGGCGCGCTGTGGGAGTCGCTGCGCCGTGGCGTGGCCAAGGTGCTCCGGCGACCCGACCCCGGCCCGTTCGACGTGGCGAAGCTGATGCCCGTCGCCTACGTGGTCGCCGGCGCCTTCGTCTGCTTCACGCTGCTGGTGATGGCCGCGGACATCGTCAACCCGGTCCGTCTCACCGGATAG